Proteins from one Streptomyces sp. 840.1 genomic window:
- a CDS encoding alpha/beta fold hydrolase, with protein MNRTILTRRSRAALTVLTGAGTVAALLAGTVVPAAADKGAPAQRTKPTIVLVHGAFADATSWNGVIDRLRHDGYPVVAVANPLRSLSGDSAYLKDVLAGIDGPVVLAGHSYGGSVISNAATGDSDVKALVYLAAFLPERGESAVGLSGRFPGSTLGEALRPVPVTNPDGSRGTDLYIRDDTFRHQFAADVPRDKTDLMAVTQRPVTEAALAEGAAEPAWKTIPSWDLIATRDLNIPPAAQEFMAVRAGAHTSEVRSSHAVSVSHPGKVTEVIEDAARSVR; from the coding sequence ATGAACCGAACCATCCTCACCCGCCGATCCCGTGCGGCGCTCACCGTCCTGACCGGTGCCGGTACCGTAGCGGCGTTGCTGGCCGGCACCGTCGTCCCGGCCGCCGCCGACAAGGGCGCCCCTGCGCAGCGGACCAAACCCACCATCGTGCTCGTTCACGGTGCGTTCGCCGATGCCACGAGCTGGAACGGTGTGATCGACAGGCTGCGGCACGACGGCTATCCGGTGGTCGCCGTCGCCAACCCGCTGCGCTCCCTCAGTGGTGACAGCGCCTACCTGAAGGACGTACTGGCCGGCATCGACGGGCCCGTCGTACTGGCCGGCCACTCCTACGGCGGCTCCGTCATCAGTAACGCCGCCACCGGCGACAGCGACGTCAAGGCGCTGGTCTACCTCGCTGCCTTCCTCCCCGAGCGGGGCGAGAGCGCGGTCGGCCTGTCGGGCAGGTTCCCCGGCTCCACGCTCGGCGAGGCGCTGCGGCCCGTGCCGGTCACCAACCCCGACGGCTCGCGCGGCACCGACCTGTACATACGCGACGACACGTTCCGCCACCAGTTCGCCGCGGACGTGCCCCGTGACAAGACGGACCTCATGGCCGTCACGCAGAGACCGGTCACCGAGGCGGCCTTGGCCGAGGGCGCGGCCGAGCCGGCCTGGAAGACCATCCCCTCCTGGGATCTGATCGCCACCCGGGACCTCAACATCCCACCCGCCGCTCAGGAGTTCATGGCCGTGCGGGCGGGCGCGCACACCAGTGAGGTCCGCTCCTCGCACGCCGTGAGCGTCTCGCACCCCGGGAAGGTCACCGAGGTCATCGAGGACGCCGCACGCTCGGTGCGCTGA
- a CDS encoding SDR family NAD(P)-dependent oxidoreductase, with protein sequence MTLDRKVALVTGASSGIGRATALALSKAGARVAVGGRRVDRLASLAAEAPGDVLVLELDVTDPGSVQDAVTATVERFGALDIVVNNAGVMLGGAILGADITEWTRMVETNLLGSMYTVHSALPHLLAAKGAVVQISSTAGRISSAASGAYAATKFGVTAFSEALRQEVTEQGVRVVVIEPGFVSTELTSHITDPVMRAAAKDMARSIQTLDSDDIAAAVLYAVTQPAHVAVNEILIRPTDQTR encoded by the coding sequence ATGACCCTCGACAGGAAGGTCGCCCTGGTCACGGGCGCTTCCTCGGGCATAGGTCGGGCGACGGCGCTCGCCCTGTCCAAGGCGGGCGCCCGGGTGGCCGTCGGCGGGCGACGGGTCGACAGGCTGGCCTCCCTGGCAGCGGAAGCCCCCGGCGACGTACTCGTCCTGGAGCTGGACGTCACCGATCCCGGCTCCGTACAGGACGCCGTCACGGCGACGGTCGAGCGCTTCGGCGCACTCGACATCGTGGTGAACAACGCGGGCGTCATGCTCGGCGGAGCCATCCTGGGCGCGGACATCACGGAGTGGACGCGGATGGTGGAGACCAACCTGCTGGGATCCATGTACACGGTGCACTCGGCGCTCCCCCACCTTCTCGCGGCCAAGGGAGCGGTGGTGCAGATCTCCTCCACCGCGGGGCGCATCTCCTCGGCGGCGAGCGGAGCCTACGCGGCCACCAAGTTCGGCGTCACCGCCTTCTCCGAGGCACTGCGCCAAGAGGTCACGGAGCAGGGCGTACGGGTCGTCGTCATCGAGCCCGGGTTCGTCTCGACCGAGCTGACCAGCCACATCACCGATCCGGTCATGCGGGCCGCGGCGAAGGACATGGCGCGGTCCATCCAGACCCTCGACTCGGACGACATCGCCGCGGCCGTCCTCTACGCGGTCACCCAGCCGGCGCACGTCGCCGTCAACGAGATCCTCATCCGTCCCACCGACCAGACCCGCTGA
- a CDS encoding SDR family oxidoreductase, producing the protein MRVVVAGATGRIGSKAVARLRDHGTEVVPVSRADGVDLGTGQGLGESLRGATVVVDVTDAPSRDADVGREFFATATGNLLAAATSAGVEHYVALSVVGADRVMEGYFGAKAEQEALAVRSAVPYSLVRATPFFESVAATAEDGTRPDGVFVPPLTVRPVSPDDVAAAVAHVAVGVPLFGVLEVAGPEERRLDDFVTELLAADGRTDPVVADPGVPFFGAPLRERTLLPGPGAHLGHRTFAEWLKQR; encoded by the coding sequence ATGAGAGTCGTCGTCGCAGGTGCCACGGGCCGGATCGGTTCCAAGGCCGTGGCCAGGCTCCGGGACCACGGGACGGAGGTCGTGCCCGTGTCCCGCGCGGACGGTGTGGACCTCGGCACCGGGCAGGGACTCGGCGAATCGTTGCGCGGTGCCACAGTGGTCGTGGACGTCACCGACGCCCCCTCCCGGGACGCCGACGTGGGACGGGAGTTCTTCGCCACCGCGACGGGCAACCTCCTCGCAGCCGCCACCTCGGCGGGCGTCGAGCACTACGTAGCGCTTTCGGTCGTCGGTGCCGATCGGGTCATGGAGGGGTACTTCGGGGCCAAGGCGGAGCAGGAGGCCCTGGCGGTCCGGTCGGCCGTGCCGTACTCCCTCGTACGCGCCACCCCGTTCTTCGAGTCGGTGGCGGCCACCGCCGAGGACGGCACCCGGCCGGACGGTGTGTTCGTGCCGCCCCTGACCGTGCGGCCGGTGTCGCCGGACGACGTCGCCGCCGCCGTCGCCCATGTCGCCGTCGGCGTACCGCTGTTCGGTGTGCTGGAGGTAGCCGGCCCCGAAGAGCGACGGCTCGACGACTTCGTCACCGAGCTGCTGGCCGCCGACGGCCGGACCGACCCGGTCGTCGCCGATCCCGGTGTCCCGTTCTTCGGCGCACCGCTACGGGAGCGGACGCTGCTCCCCGGCCCTGGCGCCCATCTGGGCCACCGCACGTTCGCCGAGTGGCTCAAGCAACGCTGA
- a CDS encoding bifunctional 2-polyprenyl-6-hydroxyphenol methylase/3-demethylubiquinol 3-O-methyltransferase UbiG, which yields MHLVTVIAPNVRPRPDPYTVTAEFYDILQADEDETLVRRLYGPAVARARQGVLDIGAGTGRVTLMSLAESGADVHAVEPSRAMRTVLTARLAALPAARDRATLYPHPLDEAALYEVADVAVCHNTVACLSPAARRALWPSIGAALSPGGSLLLHLPPARLPARDVVRIFPERRIGRHEYGGRMVMSAVGGRIRARAHYWVRAQGCMLQEHTETFWMWPASRSALVRDLERHGFTPSSGPTDAAVLAMTLRSGLTAGVGVGVTTRAG from the coding sequence ATGCACCTCGTCACCGTGATCGCACCGAACGTCCGTCCCCGGCCGGACCCCTACACCGTCACAGCGGAGTTCTACGACATCCTCCAGGCCGACGAGGACGAGACGCTGGTTCGACGGCTCTACGGCCCCGCGGTCGCGCGGGCCCGGCAGGGTGTGCTGGACATCGGAGCCGGGACAGGACGGGTGACGCTGATGAGCCTGGCGGAATCCGGGGCCGATGTGCACGCGGTCGAGCCCTCGCGTGCCATGCGCACCGTGCTGACGGCCCGCCTCGCCGCACTGCCCGCCGCGCGCGACCGGGCGACGCTGTATCCGCACCCGCTGGACGAGGCTGCCCTGTACGAGGTGGCGGACGTCGCCGTCTGCCACAACACGGTCGCCTGCCTCTCGCCTGCCGCGCGGCGCGCGCTCTGGCCGTCGATCGGCGCCGCCCTCTCCCCCGGCGGCTCCCTCCTCCTCCACCTGCCGCCCGCCCGGCTTCCCGCACGTGATGTCGTGCGGATCTTTCCCGAGCGGCGGATCGGCCGGCACGAGTACGGCGGGCGCATGGTGATGTCAGCCGTCGGGGGCCGCATCCGAGCCCGTGCCCACTACTGGGTCCGGGCGCAGGGCTGCATGCTGCAGGAACACACCGAGACCTTCTGGATGTGGCCCGCCTCGCGCTCCGCGCTCGTCCGGGATCTGGAACGCCACGGGTTCACCCCGTCGTCCGGACCCACCGACGCGGCTGTCCTCGCGATGACACTGCGGAGTGGCCTGACGGCCGGTGTCGGTGTCGGTGTCACGACCAGGGCCGGCTGA
- a CDS encoding NAD(P)/FAD-dependent oxidoreductase gives MREILIVGGGYAGFYTAWGLQKKMRRGEARVTVVDPRPYMTYQPFLPEVLAGSVEARHASVSLRRHLRGTRLIAGAVTEVRDGERKVTVRPETGADFDLSYDVLVVTAGAVTRTFPIPGVGEQAYGLKHVEEAVAVRDRLLTSFDRAALLPPGSERSKLLAVTFVGGGFAGVEGFGELLALAAALLRSYPEIHADELSFHLVEARGRILPEVGERPGEWVVRFLEKRGARVHLNTQLVSAAGGHIVLSDGTEYESDLLVWAAGNASNPIVSNHTDLPVDERGLLVVRADLRVGTDSEAVAGVWAAGDDAVVPDLASGQPGAHTVPNAQHAVRQGKLLARNILADLRGRPTKDYVHHSLGVVATLGLGHGIFQYRRLVIKGLPAWLMHRGYHVLAIPTWERKARVFAVWVSAALFGRDIVSLASVQRPRDAFVSKGAPRHGERTEDVVAR, from the coding sequence GTGCGCGAAATCCTGATCGTGGGTGGTGGTTACGCGGGTTTCTACACCGCGTGGGGCCTTCAGAAGAAAATGCGCCGGGGTGAGGCACGCGTCACCGTGGTCGACCCCCGCCCCTACATGACGTACCAGCCGTTCCTGCCCGAGGTGCTGGCCGGGTCGGTCGAGGCCCGGCACGCGTCGGTGTCCCTGCGTAGACACCTGCGCGGGACCCGGCTGATCGCGGGCGCCGTCACGGAGGTCCGCGACGGCGAACGCAAGGTGACGGTACGGCCGGAGACCGGAGCGGACTTCGACCTCTCCTACGACGTCCTGGTGGTGACGGCGGGCGCGGTCACCCGCACCTTCCCCATTCCCGGGGTCGGCGAACAGGCGTACGGCCTGAAGCACGTCGAGGAGGCGGTGGCCGTACGGGACCGGCTGCTGACCTCGTTCGACCGCGCCGCGCTACTGCCGCCCGGCTCCGAACGCAGCAAACTGCTGGCGGTCACCTTTGTCGGCGGCGGCTTCGCCGGCGTGGAGGGTTTCGGGGAGCTGCTGGCCCTGGCGGCCGCACTGCTCAGGAGCTACCCGGAGATCCACGCGGACGAGCTGTCGTTCCACCTGGTCGAAGCGCGGGGGCGCATCCTTCCCGAGGTCGGGGAACGGCCCGGCGAGTGGGTGGTGCGCTTCCTGGAGAAGCGGGGTGCGAGGGTCCACCTGAACACTCAGCTCGTCTCCGCGGCGGGCGGTCACATCGTGCTGTCCGACGGTACGGAGTACGAGTCGGACCTGCTCGTGTGGGCCGCGGGCAACGCGTCCAACCCGATCGTGAGCAACCACACCGACCTCCCGGTCGACGAACGAGGACTGCTCGTGGTCCGCGCCGACCTCCGGGTCGGCACCGACAGCGAGGCAGTGGCCGGCGTGTGGGCCGCGGGCGACGACGCCGTCGTACCCGATCTGGCATCCGGACAGCCGGGGGCTCACACGGTCCCCAATGCCCAGCACGCGGTACGGCAGGGGAAGTTGCTGGCGAGAAACATCCTGGCGGACCTGCGCGGCCGGCCCACCAAGGACTACGTGCACCACAGCCTGGGTGTGGTGGCCACCCTGGGGCTTGGGCACGGCATCTTCCAGTACCGGCGCCTGGTCATCAAGGGGCTCCCGGCCTGGCTGATGCACCGCGGCTACCACGTGCTGGCCATACCGACCTGGGAGCGCAAGGCCCGGGTGTTCGCCGTGTGGGTCAGTGCCGCCCTCTTCGGCCGCGACATCGTCTCGCTCGCGTCGGTCCAGCGTCCGCGGGACGCCTTCGTCTCCAAGGGCGCCCCCCGCCACGGCGAACGGACCGAGGACGTGGTCGCCCGGTAA
- a CDS encoding Ohr family peroxiredoxin: MTKRIQLPTLSTEKDVDGDSFSPIYTTTVTVSGGPAAHGRASGRARSADGALDLDLRVPAELGGDGRGTNPEQLFAAGFAACFQGALSLMARQEALDPDLISVEATVGFGRDPADEGYLLRVDLVVTWPGVDAEVATPLVEKARSLCPYARMAWRGTPTTITLAVS, from the coding sequence GTGACCAAGCGGATCCAGTTGCCCACCCTGTCCACCGAGAAGGACGTCGACGGGGACTCCTTCTCGCCCATCTACACCACGACGGTGACCGTCAGCGGTGGGCCGGCCGCGCACGGGCGAGCCTCTGGGCGGGCGCGATCGGCCGACGGCGCCCTGGACCTCGATCTGCGCGTTCCCGCCGAGCTGGGCGGTGACGGCCGGGGCACCAATCCCGAGCAGCTGTTCGCCGCCGGTTTCGCCGCGTGCTTCCAGGGAGCGCTGAGCCTGATGGCGCGGCAGGAGGCCCTCGACCCGGACCTCATCTCGGTCGAGGCCACCGTGGGGTTCGGGCGGGACCCGGCAGACGAGGGATATCTGCTGCGTGTCGATCTGGTGGTGACGTGGCCCGGCGTCGACGCGGAGGTCGCCACTCCCCTGGTGGAGAAGGCCCGTTCCCTGTGCCCCTATGCGCGGATGGCGTGGCGGGGCACACCAACGACCATCACACTCGCCGTCTCCTGA
- a CDS encoding PP2C family protein-serine/threonine phosphatase: MISPFRPSDVPDGEPRRGGTEPAARPRAASPLYRDLAMLLLAQQERAWDSALLERGLLPGLGPRHDGFATAFHYAPCRPHTLLSGDFYDVTQTEDSTVHVIMGDVSGHGAAEAALAVHLRLSWRAAVLCGQTQLERLHLLEKVLVAERPDEETYATLVCLEFPAHGRSVRMVSAGHPGLLHRRKGEIGWVEPAGGIALGLFPGHGGWSQSDFALGYRDSVVLFTDGLYEGRTVSGRLGEQGLLRLATRYAHLPYQNFVDALVRGAALLTEPFGGLADDVTVLHLGWNRPPRA; encoded by the coding sequence ATGATCAGTCCTTTCCGGCCGTCGGACGTGCCGGACGGCGAGCCGCGCCGAGGCGGCACCGAACCGGCCGCCCGTCCACGAGCCGCGTCCCCGCTCTACCGCGACCTCGCGATGCTGCTGTTGGCGCAGCAGGAGAGAGCGTGGGACAGTGCTCTGCTCGAACGCGGCCTGCTGCCCGGCCTCGGTCCGCGGCACGACGGCTTCGCCACCGCCTTCCACTACGCACCCTGCCGCCCGCATACCCTGCTGAGCGGCGACTTCTACGACGTGACGCAGACCGAGGACTCCACCGTGCACGTCATCATGGGGGACGTCTCCGGCCACGGCGCGGCAGAGGCCGCCCTCGCCGTCCACTTGCGCCTGTCCTGGCGGGCCGCGGTCCTGTGCGGACAGACCCAGCTGGAACGGCTGCACCTGCTGGAAAAGGTGCTGGTGGCCGAGCGGCCGGACGAGGAGACGTATGCCACTCTCGTCTGTCTGGAGTTCCCGGCCCATGGGCGGTCCGTGCGGATGGTCAGCGCCGGCCACCCGGGTCTGCTGCACCGGCGCAAAGGGGAGATCGGGTGGGTAGAGCCGGCCGGGGGCATCGCGCTGGGGCTCTTCCCCGGTCATGGGGGCTGGTCGCAGAGCGACTTCGCTCTCGGGTACCGGGACAGTGTGGTGCTGTTCACCGACGGCCTCTACGAGGGCCGGACTGTCTCCGGGCGGCTCGGCGAGCAGGGGCTGCTGCGCCTGGCGACCCGGTACGCGCACCTGCCCTACCAGAACTTCGTCGACGCCTTGGTGCGCGGTGCGGCACTGCTCACCGAGCCCTTCGGCGGTCTGGCGGACGACGTGACCGTCCTCCACCTTGGCTGGAACCGGCCCCCACGGGCCTGA
- a CDS encoding RNA polymerase subunit sigma, whose protein sequence is MDHVGDDVPITELLDERRHLLEVASWMLGSRVAAEGAINDAYRRWYGLSDPERAEVTVPRAWLTRTVGGICLGRFAGPDGAGSAPHVGVPSSPEPAGEAGTAPRTGAGTIGRSEPGYADPLDRARLSLRARRAEPAPPHRQDRIVGMVRRACAEEDAGRLASLLAPDASVFYDGGGRIRTLTRPVNGGAEVAHSLLTLLTRQPRTTLDTHSVNGRTGLVARYDDRVVAVITLDIAGSRVVQVWVMLNPDKLRAWNRTPA, encoded by the coding sequence ATGGACCACGTCGGTGACGACGTGCCGATCACGGAGCTGCTCGATGAGCGGCGGCATCTGCTGGAGGTCGCAAGCTGGATGCTCGGCAGCCGGGTCGCCGCCGAGGGAGCGATCAACGACGCGTACCGGCGGTGGTACGGGCTCTCCGATCCGGAACGGGCCGAAGTGACGGTACCTCGGGCCTGGCTGACGCGGACCGTCGGCGGGATCTGCCTGGGGCGGTTCGCGGGGCCGGACGGGGCCGGGTCGGCACCGCACGTTGGTGTACCGAGCAGTCCGGAGCCGGCGGGAGAGGCCGGGACAGCGCCGCGCACGGGCGCGGGCACCATCGGGCGGTCCGAACCGGGGTACGCCGACCCACTGGACCGGGCCCGCCTGAGCCTGCGGGCGCGCCGGGCGGAGCCGGCACCACCGCACCGGCAGGACCGAATAGTCGGCATGGTACGACGGGCATGCGCCGAAGAGGACGCCGGCCGGCTGGCCTCGCTGCTGGCCCCCGACGCGAGCGTCTTCTACGACGGCGGAGGCAGGATCCGCACACTGACTCGGCCGGTCAACGGCGGCGCCGAGGTCGCCCACAGTCTTCTGACGCTGCTCACCCGTCAGCCCCGCACGACCTTGGACACCCATTCCGTCAACGGACGCACCGGCCTCGTAGCCCGCTACGACGACCGGGTCGTCGCCGTCATCACGCTCGACATCGCCGGGTCCCGGGTCGTCCAGGTCTGGGTGATGCTCAACCCCGACAAGCTACGCGCCTGGAACCGGACTCCCGCGTGA
- a CDS encoding carboxymuconolactone decarboxylase family protein produces the protein MDARIDYFGNALAGKVMKHLNSAGAAVHAAVPAATQELVKIRASQINGCGFCTDMHTKDAVAAGEDQQRLNLVAAWHEATVFTGAERAALALTEQGTRLADGAGGVSDEVWADASRYYDEDQLAALISLIAIINAYNRINVINRQPAGGYKPGMFG, from the coding sequence ATGGACGCGCGTATCGACTACTTCGGCAACGCCCTCGCGGGCAAAGTCATGAAGCACCTGAACTCGGCCGGCGCGGCGGTGCACGCCGCCGTCCCGGCCGCCACACAGGAGTTGGTGAAGATCCGGGCCAGCCAGATCAACGGCTGTGGCTTCTGCACCGACATGCACACCAAGGACGCCGTCGCGGCGGGTGAGGACCAGCAGCGCCTGAACCTGGTGGCCGCCTGGCACGAGGCCACGGTCTTCACCGGCGCCGAGCGCGCGGCACTGGCCCTGACCGAGCAGGGCACGCGCCTCGCGGACGGCGCGGGCGGTGTCTCGGACGAGGTCTGGGCGGATGCCTCGCGGTACTACGACGAGGACCAGCTCGCCGCGCTCATCTCGCTGATCGCGATCATCAACGCGTACAACCGCATCAACGTCATCAACCGGCAGCCCGCCGGTGGCTACAAGCCCGGCATGTTCGGCTGA
- a CDS encoding RNA polymerase sigma-70 factor, with translation MQAGAPRDTLAQATKDFISARPQLFGIAYRILGSTAEAEDVVQETWLRWQNTDRTAVHESAAFLTTVTTRLAINLAQSARVRRETYVGPWLPEPVGTGQDPYLGAERAEALELAVLLLLEKLNPVERAAYVLRHAFDYPYGRIAEMLEITEANTRQLVSRARKHLAAERRERVSPAVHRRMLKVFLSAARTGDLSVLEDVLTADVVSYSDGGGMRGASRIPVVGRDRVSRYLVAFAPRFWPSADTRWVEANGRPAVLVSSGGKAVALLSVGVSAEGIDRILWVLNPDKLSAYVASLVN, from the coding sequence ATGCAAGCCGGTGCCCCTCGCGACACCCTCGCTCAAGCGACGAAGGACTTCATTTCCGCGCGTCCGCAGCTCTTCGGCATCGCGTACCGCATCCTGGGCAGCACGGCGGAGGCCGAGGACGTGGTGCAGGAGACCTGGTTGCGGTGGCAGAACACCGACCGGACGGCCGTGCACGAATCGGCCGCCTTCCTCACCACGGTGACCACCCGGCTGGCGATCAATCTGGCCCAGTCGGCGCGCGTGCGCCGCGAGACCTATGTCGGCCCGTGGCTCCCGGAGCCGGTCGGCACCGGGCAGGACCCGTATCTGGGCGCGGAGCGGGCCGAGGCGCTCGAACTGGCGGTGCTGCTGCTCCTGGAGAAGCTGAACCCGGTGGAGCGCGCCGCCTATGTGCTGCGGCATGCCTTCGACTATCCCTACGGGCGGATCGCCGAGATGCTGGAGATCACCGAGGCCAACACCCGTCAACTGGTGAGCAGGGCGCGCAAGCACCTGGCCGCCGAGCGCCGGGAACGGGTCAGCCCGGCGGTCCATCGGCGTATGCTCAAGGTGTTCCTCTCCGCGGCACGGACGGGCGACCTGTCGGTGCTGGAGGACGTGCTCACCGCGGATGTCGTCAGTTACTCGGACGGGGGCGGAATGCGCGGCGCGTCCAGGATCCCGGTCGTCGGACGGGACCGTGTGAGCCGGTACCTCGTGGCCTTCGCGCCGCGCTTCTGGCCGTCGGCGGACACGCGTTGGGTTGAGGCCAACGGCCGCCCGGCGGTACTCGTGTCGTCCGGCGGGAAGGCGGTGGCCCTGCTGTCCGTCGGTGTGTCCGCCGAGGGCATCGACCGGATTCTGTGGGTGCTGAACCCCGACAAGCTGTCCGCCTATGTCGCGTCACTCGTCAACTGA
- a CDS encoding TetR/AcrR family transcriptional regulator, translated as MTDTTPAPGPRADMVRNRRLLLTAATEAFAECGVDVSMSEIAQRAGLAKGTVFRHFASKDDLLAAIMLQLLDELTGLAARLLKADAAGAALREFMTAGVDALASDQAFCEVIGRPSLQHAEVRAAIGRLGDVVEDLTTRAKEQGAVRADVTGTDIMLLLGGIHQTAAPLLDTAPQLWRRYLELALDGLGDSGARTLPHPPPAGLRLTAPSAPS; from the coding sequence ATGACTGACACGACGCCCGCTCCCGGTCCCCGAGCGGACATGGTTCGCAACCGGCGGCTGCTGCTCACCGCGGCTACCGAGGCATTCGCCGAGTGCGGGGTCGATGTGTCGATGAGCGAGATCGCCCAGCGAGCCGGCCTCGCCAAGGGCACCGTGTTCCGGCATTTCGCGTCGAAGGACGACCTGCTCGCGGCGATCATGCTGCAACTGCTCGACGAACTCACCGGTCTGGCGGCACGCCTGCTGAAGGCCGACGCCGCTGGAGCGGCCCTGCGGGAGTTCATGACCGCGGGTGTCGACGCGCTCGCCTCCGACCAGGCGTTCTGCGAGGTGATCGGACGCCCCTCGCTCCAGCATGCCGAGGTACGGGCAGCGATCGGCCGCCTCGGCGACGTCGTGGAGGACCTCACGACCCGGGCGAAGGAACAGGGCGCCGTCCGTGCGGATGTCACCGGGACGGACATCATGCTGCTGCTCGGCGGCATCCACCAGACGGCCGCCCCCCTGCTGGACACGGCCCCGCAACTGTGGCGGCGCTACCTGGAACTGGCCCTCGACGGGCTGGGCGACTCCGGTGCCCGCACCCTGCCGCACCCGCCGCCCGCCGGACTGCGGCTGACGGCCCCCTCCGCACCGAGCTGA